A segment of the Solanum lycopersicum chromosome 9, SLM_r2.1 genome:
AAGATAAATTTAGTGTATAATCTTAAAATCAAGAGAGGAGGGATTAAATAGACCAGAGGATATAGAGACATCAATCGACCCATTAGAGTCAAGTGATTTGTGTTCAGAAGTGACGACCAGACGAACAACATGCTTGCTTACGAAATAGGATGAGATATAATTGATCGCCAATTAGCTTACTTATACCCGTTCAATGATGTAGTTAGGTATCTTATTGGTGTAGGCGACAAGAGGTGTGTAGCCCGACTCATATAATTAACCCTATAAACTAGTAACTTGATAACCAAAGTTAATTCAAAGTCAAAGTTATGATGCATTAGATTGAACAGACGCTTCAACCTTGGAATTGTCTCCTTGTTGCATTAAACACCATTTTAAAAAAGTTCAATCTTTGTTACCCTTAATTATTGCTAAACTAGTCATAATTAATAACAAGCCATCAACTCTTGAGACTGTTACTTTTACGTGTAGTTGTGGAATtaattttaagtataaattgaTCATAAGTCCCTTGGGAATGAGAACTCTTTACGAAAAAAGAATCAATATACTTATGTGACCACGTATACTTGCGTGTTATTGGGGAGCATCAAGTTTTTGGCGCCGCTAGCAAGGACTTAGAAATTGATGAAGTGAAATAACGAACTTTGTCCAAAATCATGGGGGAAGATATGTACCAAGCTTGGGCACGCTTCAACCAAATGTTGAATGCTTTTCTATACCACATGCAAACTAATGAGGTACTAGTGCATGCTTTCTTTGAGGGTTTAGAGTATAATGCTCGATCTCTTCTTAATAGTGCATAAGGTGGACAAGCCCTATCTATAACATGTCAAGAATTCTTTGACTTGCTTGATAAAATGTCGGAAGGGAACCAAGGGTACGAAGGAGATACTTCTCGATTCACAACCCAAAAGGCAGCAGGGCTCTTAGATGTATACCAAACTATTGCTTTGAATTCCAAGATAGATGGAATGCAACATAGCGTGACTATATAGTTTCAGCAGTTGCTCTAAATCAAGCTTTAATAATTGTGGTGCAACAAACAGTAAATTGGTGTGGGGTATGTGGTAGTGGAACCCATGAAACTGATCAATGTGAGGCAAACCCGAATTCTATGAACTATGACGGTAATGTGCAAAGAGGCCTAGGCCAAAATAATTATGGCAATAGTTACAACCCTAGTTGGAGGAACCATCCTAATTTATCTTAGGGtgatattcaaaataaaaatcaggCACAAGGTGTGAATCAATACCGTAATCAAGGGGATGGACAACAATACAAAAATCCCAATCGAAGTGTAAACCCAAGTGAACCAAAAGGTGGGATGACCAATGAAAAACTATTCCAAAAGCTCATGTCTGAAATGGGTACAAATTAAATGCTAGAGTAGATAAGTAGGATGAGAATATTAGAAACATCCAAATGTCCCAAATGAGTTTAGAGAAACAAGTTGTGAAAGTGgctaattttttgaaatttcttcccAAAAGTGGATTTTCTGGTGATACTGAGCCTAACCCAAGGATACTGCATGCTATAAGTACTAGAAGTGGGCTGCAATTAGACGAATTAGCTCCAAAGAAGAGAGACAATGAGGTAAGTACTAAAGACAAGAAAGTGTAAAAGGCAGTAAAAAGCTCCAATGTTGAGGCAACTGTTCCTCAAAAAAGTTACCACCTCCATTTCCACAATGGCTAAAAAAGCAGAATGAAGATGAATGTGTTGGTATGTTTCTCTATCTCCTTAAACAAGTTTACATAAAATTTGCCTATGGTTTACATTTTGCAGGGTATCCCGAAGTATGCTAAGTATGTAAAAGATATTTTGGCTAGCAAGAGGAGGCTCACAGAGTACTAAACTATAGCACttatgtaacaaccctaaaaatggctaTGCTAGATAAtacttaatgtgtctagaatgcctatgattagaccggATTCATACtaattgatgcgcgtagaaccagaacTCTGAACCCTTTcgacagccaagccaactaacttgggtagttatttgagctaggaaATGTTTGGTCCAGCCATTTAGGGATCCCAAATACGAAGATTTGCtgggatgagtctttaccggacttaaaaggAATAATCTAACGTTTGGAAGATCTAGGGGTGAAATGGTCTTTTttcaggctaagggtagtatcctaataaccctaaatatataataaattatttcattaataagatgtaggggtattttggggaaAGAGGGCCAAAAATTGTCTcttagagtgaagtcttgctccaccaagttcgaacctaggtagaaacaatgaattaaattattttaaatttaagttggtaaattaatgtaattaattattatttattatttattatctgattttaaaataaaagtgtcaaattttttatcatttaataaaaccttatttgactaagtcctaaactagactcctaagcctaataaaACACTTCCTCTCTCACGCTTATCTCCTCAACATTCATGATTATACTCTCTTGTATTTCACGTTCTCTCTGCTTAAATAacttcaagaaaagaaagataaacCAAGTGCTTCACACTTAAAGAACTCACCACGaaagataaaaacaaataacaaaatcaatcaTGTAGCCAAAAAGAAGGTTGTCCATCGAGTTGGTGTTGAACTTTCGGTgttggacgtgtgtttggaTGAGTTCTTTGGGCAtcaagtcgaggtttgaacgtCTAAAAGGTATGGTTTGTCttatctcttggtccctttcccaagatagCCCTAAGATTCAGATGAATCTAttccaaaaactagggtttttccccgttgcatgtccctatcacttgctcccattgaatcataggtttgTTATGACTGCTGGTAGAAAATTAGGgataaaacatatttttgtgatgatgatgtgtttatatgtatgttcggaattatgtgacttatgttaatgtttttcgaaaatgtaactacgtgtgtTGGGTGTGTTGTCGTGGCTATTGgtcatggtttaggacttgaaagGGCATCttagttctttgtatttcatttacaaatgtttatgtaaatcatgatgttcgtatgagttgaaatgtggctAATTTGAGTGACAATATCTTGGCTAATGAATCCATAAAAATGCACCTATGAATGTCTTGAATGATCTACAAATTACCCTATAAATTTACGTATAAACATTGTTGAAAGAGAGCTAAAAACGTGAAAAAATTTCCAGCAACGTGTAAGATTGGTTTCAACTAAACATGGATGAACAAATCTTACATTTTAATGAGTGTAAATTAGGAAAGGTCATTAGGGATCGAACCCGAGACCTCACCCgtaaaaaacactaaaaacgTAAATGAAGAAATGGGCTTAAGGAGATTCGAACTTGGTTACTGCTGGCTgaaaaataatgtatgaaaataagaaataagaGGAGtaggattcgaacccacaactgtgaggcgtgggaatcgaacccacgacctctaagAGAAAAAGgaggatgaaatataaaaataaagtgagggTTCAATCCCACACCCTCATGGTTAACTCAAAAAAGtcaaggaaaaagaaataaaaataaaaaagggttttgggggtttgatcccacaacccctcggcaaaagaagagaaatttcAAAGGAAAGAAATTAAGACGAACCGATGGATTTGGGTCTCAATCTTGGGTCCACAAACCGTTTGGACcaaataaaattaaggaaaaatgtaagtgttgccCAAgagattcgaaatcgggttcgtTTTCCCAAACATTcctattgacacataagtcatacgtgaacaaATGCTCAACATAATGTTGGATACATAGATCGGAATCGAGATATTGCCATACACACaggatgcataagtcttgtactacataattttaggaagatatgaatcacttaaatgaaTTATGATTGAAGCCTCATGGATTGAATATACAGACCCATAACTCTAGTATATTTtagaagtaagtgaacctaagatgtatgtaatgaaatgatgatatgagcaatgaaattatgaaaccttAGAAGGTTTAAGTAAGAGTTTGAAACATACttaatggccaagtgcattggcatataatgaaatgaacattcacgtaaaaaggggtgagtaattatgaagagaaaatgtgctaatacTGATGATTGTGGTGAAAACATGATATGCGGCAATGTAAATCATGAGAGCAATCTCGAATGATCCTAAGTAACTGTTACCAAAAAGTACTCagctatgagagtgtaaagttaatgaagagaccagtctctatgaacactccaatgaatgtattgagattaacacacttaatactaatgatgagatgagaaatcatctattgatctATGATATCCTCATattagaagccaacttccatgacgtatgagttgaatgtaatggaactttatacagAGCATCGATAGACTATCTATGCGTGGTGATTCTTTCTTTTGGaaagggtggaggttcacgtaactctcatgacaTGAGATTGTCCGGCATCCGGGTATTGGTATCCTTACATATCCTAGTCTTAAAACCtgtactgccaatatagggatctggagGGGtttaattcccatgtacgctagcatgttttgggtcactttggccggtgattccaccttttttttgtgtgggggagacactggatttcatgtttctcacatgatctatgtcagttaaaattaaatttccaaAAGAATGAATAAGGACTGCCTCAAATGATGTACACAATTAAATGAATattaccaaaggtgttaggataggatgatcGAGAGAtaagctagacttaagtaattacactaggtcattcttgatcattggacagcgaacccgatgaaagtcttaaactacatcctaggtatagcttctgtcacactagcctattaattaaatgaaatgaggtatgtatgaatgaatgagacAGACTCTGTAttttctaaagaaggctccctaatTGAGTTCCCGTGTGTTGAGCCCTATGTTTGGGAAGTCttatgtcaagtccatgattccaaggtcccatggcatatgaatgaatgatatgaaagatattaagtgctatatgcaaaaaaaatatgtgctaTGAGTAAGACGTTATATGATGTGTGgaatatgatatgtatgatgatgcatgttactctcatggcatgccTTTCCTAATCTAAATTGGCAAGTTCACTGACTTTTATATTCCAATTTGGTAGgtccactaactttcctaatccaaatttggcaagtctactgacttgactttccataaatcttattgttaggaaagagttgttcttactcatgcatgtccttggtgtgtgcttgcatatacccatacttagtacaagtgtgtacttatCCCATAtaattctacaattttaggtgcaagcACAGGTGGACGATAGACcttacaggttgacgttgcTTTTGAGGATTTCTACCATTATTAtgtagcttagatgtaggctatagctagtggagcatgttctaCTAGTGTTTATTTGTACTTTTGTTAAGACTTTGTATTGTTGTCGTTTTgacaaaaatatgtttaataaaatatgaactgattctttcatttgattatctctatattagatggttgatttgtgaacgacTATGATGTTAAGTAAAATGTACacatgtatgttaagaaacaaaaagtttcaaatttttcgctaaaattaacctatattaaataagaatggCGTATGTAGGCTTAtttgcgacctttgagaggccAACGACActggtctcgtctggggtctagattctagTTGTggcaaagttggtatcagacaACTAGGTTAAATTTCAAGGATCATAAGTTAATGTCAAcgacattgagtagtttctaagtaaTGGTAGTGAAGTGAACCAATATCCTGatttagagactgcatgatgcgtaggaaaatatcccttcttctgatcttatcgtgcctttccTAATGTCTGATTTTTGAGTTACCAATGCataattttgatgttattacTGGCATGTACTGGCTTCATAGTTGTTATGCTTGCATTGATTGTCATAGTAGGATTGTGAGATTTTGTTTCCCAAATGAAGAAGATCTAGTCTAGGAGGGGTATAACTTGAGTTttcctaatcccttgattttgAACCATaaagccaataaaatgatgtccaaggggttattgtgtcatcttgggagtgttaatgatttaagTCATGAcatccttccatagactcagtgcctgtaatgaatgagttccaagatgtATTTCCTGATGATTTGCCTGGAGTTCCTCCCCTCAAGatattgactttggtatcgacttagaacccaATACTAAACCAGTTTCAATTCCTTCTTACAGTATGACTCCAGTTGAACTCAGAGATTTGAAgtagttaaaagatctcactaataagggtttcattcagccgagcatatccccttggggcgtCCACTGtgttttgtgaaaaagaaagatggaaaccttagaatgtgtatcaatTATCGGCAGGTCAACAAAGTCACtgtcaagaataagtatccacttcccagaatagatgacttgtCCGACCAACttcaagggtctagtttcttctcaaaGATTGATCTTCATTCAACGTACCAttagcttagggttagggatgaagacatcccaaagacagcctttcgtacccgttatggtcattacgaaTTCCTAGTTATGTActttggtctcacgaatgcacctgcttCATTTATGGATCTCCTAAACAGGGTCTTTTGTGAATACCTTGTTTCATTTATCATTGTATTCATTTATGACATTCTAATGTACTTTAAGTACAAGGAAGAGAATAAGAagcatttgagactaaccttgcaggtacttagacaacatcagttgtatgccaaactcagcaagtgtgaattctagCTTAGATCAGAGTCATGTTGTCCAACAAAAGTGTTGAGGTAGATCCCACGAAGACTAAAGCTGTTAGAACTggccaaaacctcttactcccacagATATTTGTAGCTTCTTTTGATTGGCTGGTTATCATTGCAAGTTCGTGGAGGGTTTTTCATCCATTGTTGCCTTACTGACagctttgactaagaagaaggccaagtttgaatggacggagacttgtgagaagagtttccaagaGCTCAAGGATAGACTCACTTTAGCCCCGGTGCATGTTttgcctaagtgtggtgagaattacactgtgTATATTCTcactgtgtattgtgatgcatctagggttggtttgggttgtgttcttatgcaggaaGGTAAGGTGATAGCATATGCGTCCAGACAGCTTAAGGtccatgaaaagaattatcccacttatgacttggagttggcagATGTAGTGTTTGCACTAAATTTATGGAGGCACTACTAGTACGGGGTGCATGTGGATGTGGTCACAGACCACAAGACTCTCAAGTAAGTGTTCACACAgagatggttggagctgttgaaggactatgacatgaatgtcaACTACCATACAAATAAAGCTTATTTGTAGTTGATGCTTTGAGTAagatgagcatgggaagtacaGCCCATGTTTAGGATGGGAAGAAGGAGTTGGTTAAAGATATAAATAGACTGTCCAGACTTGGTGTGCAGTTAGTTTACTCTACTAGTGGGGatgtttcagttcatcctagttctgaatcatccttagtagttgaagtcaaCGAGGGTCAGCATCTTCATCCAGTGTTGGTGGAGCTGAAGAACTCAGTGTTGGTTAatatgaatgagtcttttgctttgggaggTGACGACATACTTAGGTATCAGGACAGGCTATGTGTActagatgtggatgatttgaagACCAAGATCATTGCAGAGACCCATGGTTCTACTACaaacatccaggttccaccaagatgtatcatgatcttaaacaGATCTATtagtgggatggcatgaagaaagaaattgttgattatgtggacaagtgtcctaattgtcaataAGTTAAGGTAGAACATCTCAAGCCTGGATGTCTTACTCAAATTATTGAGGTTCcaacttggaaatgggaggccattaatatggacttcgtggtcGGTCTTCCGTAGATGAGGAGACaacatgactctatatgggttattgtggacaaaataactaagtctgcccactttatccttgtgaagtctacttacagagcCAAGAATTAAGCaaaactctacattgatgagattgtgagatggcatgtgATTACTTTGTCTATAATTTCAtatagaggagctcagttcacttcacatttctgGAGATGCTACCAGAAAAGCTTAGGCACGCTGGTGAAgcttagtactgcctttcatACTCACACTGATGTGCATGCAGAGCGCACaattcagacattggaggacagGTTGAGGACGTGTGTGATAGACTTTAAGGGTAGTTGGGATTATTatctacctttgatagagttctcgtataataatagctaccactcCAGCATTGAGATGGCACCGTTTGATGCACTGTATGGTaagaggtgtaggtctccatttgggtggtttgaggttggagagtcGTCCATTTTGGGTCAAGAGATCATTAATaaggccttagagaaggtcagggtgattagggacaggttggctactgcttacaATCGGCAGAAGTCTTATGAAGACAACTGAAAACGACCCTTaaagtttgatgttggtgacaaGGTCTATTTGAAAGTATCAACTATGAAGAAGGTGATGTGTCttggcaggaaggggaagctgaGTCCGAGGTACgttgggccatatgagatcctacagcgtGTGGGAAAGGTGGACTATGAGTTAGCATTATCAGCGAACTAGCTTttgttcatccagtctttcatgtccaTATGTTAAAAAAGTGCCTGGCTGATCCAACATCGATTCTACctgttgaaggtttgggggttgatgaaaatttgtcctatgaggaggtaccAGTTGAGAGTTTAGACAGACAGTTCAAGCGGCTAAGGAATAAGGagacagtgaaggtattgttgAGGAATAATCTTGTTAAGGATGCTacgtgggaggccgaggccaatATTAGAACCCGTTACCCCCATCATTTCGGCTCTTGAGATTAGAGTCTATGTTTCATTATCTCTCAATTCTTTGTTGATATTGCTTGATTGTGTATAGTTACTATGTTATAATCTGAATGGAATTACGTGAAATTGTTAGTAGTGTCATTCAGGACAAATGTttctaagggggggggggacaaTGTAACAATCGTAAAAATGGCTatgctaaataatgcttaatgtgtctagaacgCCTACGCTTATGCCGGGTTCACAAGGATTGATGCGCGTACAACCAGAGCTCTGAACCCTTACGATATCcaatccaactaacttggggagttagttgatctaggaaaggttaggtcaagccatgtagggctcccgaatatgaagatttactcgaatgagtctttaccagactcaaaaagggaaaatcttaggtttggaggatCTAGggtgaaaatgatatttttccaGGCTATGGGTAGTatcttaattaccctaaatatataattaattatttaataaatatggtGGAGGGGTATTATGGTGAGAGAGGGCCAAAAATTGGCTCTTAGAGTAAAGTCTTGCTCCACAGGGCTCGATCCTAGgcggaagcaatgaattaaattatttttaatttaagttggtaaattaatgtaattaattattatttattatttattagctgatttaataaaaaggggaaatcatattttttatcatttattaaaatcttatttttctaagtcctaaactagactcctaagcctaataaaACTCTCACCCTCACGTTTTTCTCCTCAACATTCACGATCATTCTCTCTTTTCTGTCACGTTATCTCTATCAAAATAACTTCAATAATAGAAAGataaaccaagttcttcacactaGAAGAACTCACCACTAAAGATAAAAAACAACAACGGACTCAATTATGTAGGCAAGGAGAAGGTTGTCCTCGATTTGGTGTTGAACGTTCGTTGTTAGACGTGTGTTTGGAGGATTTCTTTGTGCATCAATtcgaggtttgaacgtcaaaaaggtatgggttatATTGTCTCTTGGTTCCTTttccaagagacccctaaggttcAGATGTATctattccgaaaactagggttgttccccgttgcatgtccccgtcactagctcccattgaatcataggctGGTTATGTTTGCTAatagaaaactagggatgaagCGTGTTTTAGTGatgattatttgtttatatgtatgtttggaattatgtgacttatgttaatgttttccaaaaatgtaactacgtgtaTTGGGTGTGTTGTCGTGGTTATTGGTCATGGTTTAGGACTTAAAAGGGCATGTTAGttatttgtatttcatgtacaaatgtgtatgtaaatcgtgatgttcgtatgagttgaaatgtggctaatttgagtgataatataccaaacgaatccatgaaaatgcacctaagaaTGTATTAAATGATCTAAAAATTACCCTATGAATTTACGTATAAACATTGTTGAAAGTGAGCCAAAAACGTGAAAAAAGTTCCAGCAACGTGTAAGATTGGTTTCGACTAAACATGGATgaacaaatctgaaattttaatgAGTGTAAATTAAGTGAGGTCATTAGGGATTGAACCCGAGACCTCACCCGtgaaaaacactaaaaaaacataaatgaagaaaTGGGATTAAGGGGATTCGAACTTGGGTACTCCTAGCTGGAAAATAATGTATGAAactaagaaatgagaggagtggcattcgaacccacaacctatTGGTCAAGCTtaagataaaaaatgaaaagaaaagaaatgtgaggcgtaGGAATCAAACCCATAACCTCTAGGCGTAAAaggagaattaaaagaaaataaagtgaggttttgggggttcgatcccactcCCTCAGGGTTAACTCGAAAAAGTCAAGgaacaagaaataaaaataaaaaggggttgtgggggttcgatcccacaacccctcggcgaaagaagagaaatttcaaaaaaaagaaactaaaccaAAACGAAGGATTTAGGGCTCAATCTTAGGTCCACAAACCGTGTGgaccaaataaaataaaggaaaaatgtaagtgttgccCAAGAGATTCGAAACGTGGTTCTTTAGCTAAAACAtttgtattgacacataagtcatatgtgaaCAAATGTTAAACATAATGATGCCTACAGAGATCGGAATCGAGAtattggcatacatacaagatgcataagtcttgtactacataatcttaggaagatatgaatcacttaaacgaattATTATTGAAGCCTCATGGAtagtatgtatagacccataagtctagcatacattagaagtaagtgaacctaagatgtattaAT
Coding sequences within it:
- the LOC138338484 gene encoding uncharacterized protein — protein: MNEFQDVFPDDLPGVPPLKILTLFVEGFSSIVALLTALTKKKAKFEWTETCEKSFQELKDRLTLAPVHVLPKCGENYTVYILTVYCDASRVGLGCVLMQEGKVIAYASRQLKVHEKNYPTYDLELADDGKKELVKDINRLSRLGVQLVYSTSGDVSVHPSSESSLVVEVNEGQHLHPVLVELKNSVLVNMNESFALGGDDILRYQDRLCVLDVDDLKTKIIAETHGSTTNIQKSLGTLVKLSTAFHTHTDVHAERTIQTLEDSYHSSIEMAPFDALYGKRCRSPFGWFEVGESSILGQEIINKALEKEGEAESECLADPTSILPVEGLGVDENLSYEEVPVESLDRQFKRLRNKETVKVLLRNNLVKDATWEAEANIRTRYPHHFGS